In Lonchura striata isolate bLonStr1 chromosome 39, bLonStr1.mat, whole genome shotgun sequence, one DNA window encodes the following:
- the LOC110481130 gene encoding protein NDRG2-like — MELHEAAPPPAEVKHLLETPFGVLHAWVSGCPRPGRPALVTFPDVGHTHLTCFSELFGHPEMQEISRSFHLAHLEPPGMEEGAPPYPPGYQYPSLEQLAEALPGVLQGLGIRSIVGVGVGAGAFVLAKFGLLHPEAVEGLVLVNLDPRAKGWMDWAASKLSGLTTSTNEMILGHLFTQDELAAAPPPVRRVREHLAATPNPALLWAMYTSRADLGLERSGAGSLRCPVLLVVGDNAPHEDAVVECNAKLDPTQTSFLKMADGGGQPQIAQPSRLTEALKYFLQGMGYMAASAMTRLSRSRTGSVTVGEGERGRSRTLSRGSTGGGAVPPPTSP, encoded by the exons ATGGAGCTGCACGaggccgcccctccccccgcgGAGGTCAAG CACCTCCTGGAGACGCCTTTCGGGGTGCTCCACGCCTGGGTCTCGGggtgcccccggcccggccgccccgcccTGGTGACCTTCCCGGACGTGGGGCACACGC ACCTGACGTGCTTCTCGGAGCTCTTCGGGCACCCGGAGATGCAGGAGATCTCCCGCAGCTTCCACCTGGCGCACCTGGAGCCGCCCGGCATGGAGGAGGGCGCGCCGCCCTACCCGCCGGG GTACCAGTACCCCTCCCTGGAGCAGTTGGCCGAGGCCCTCCCGGGGGTCCTGCAGGGCCTGGG CATCCGCAGCATCGtcggggtgggggtgggggccGGGGCCTTCGTGCTGGCCAAGTTCGGG CTGCTGCACCCCGAGGCCGTGGAGGGGCTGGTGCTGGTGAACCTCGACCCCCGCGCCAAGGGCTGGATGGACTGGGCCGCCAGCAAG ctGTCGGGGCTGACGACGTCGACGAACGAGATGATCCTGGGCCACCTCTTCACCCAG GACGAGCTGgcggccgcccctccccccgtCCGGCGGGTCCGGGAGCACCTGGCGGCCACGCCCAACCCCGCCCTGCTCTGGGCCATGTACACCAG CCGCGCCGACCTGGGCCtggagcggagcggagccgggAGCCTGCG CTGCCCGGTCCTGCTGGTGGTCGGTGACAACGCCCCCCACGAGGACGCTGTG GTGGAGTGCAACGCCAAACTGGACCCGACGCAGACGTCCTTCCTGAAG ATGGCCGACGGGGGCGGGCAGCCGCAGATCGCCCAG cccagccGGCTGACCGAGGCCCTCAAGTACTTCCTGCAGGGCATGGGCTACA TGGCCGCCTCCGCCATGACGCGCCTGTCCCGCTCCCGCACCGGCTCCGTCACCGTGGGGGAGGGCGAGCGCGGCCGCAGCCGGACCCTGAGCCGTGGCAGCACTGGGGGAGGGGCCGTCCCTCCCCCCACCAGCCCCTGA